aacatatacataattatttattctttgtaTTATAtcccatttttgttttagataaaattgaaaatattcttcGCAcgtatgtaatttatttattttttgatgtatctatcgtttcaatttttaacaaattatttttgtatgggcTACGAAATTCTAGTTTGCTTTCTTTCACTTTAACACCACTCATTCACTTTTCAATACGATTTAATTCATTTCATTCTTTAAGGTTATATtgcattttaaaagaatataaataaataatatagaaTTATAAACAAtgactcaaaattttaaagtctaAATGCTAAAACAACTTATTAGAATAATATAAGCCTTTTTCTAAAACTTGGAACGTTCAAGCTCTTAAAAtgttccaaataaaaaatttgtattttatgaaaCAAACCAAACATTTCCATTCAATTATAATAATAGAATAAGAGCTTTAATGCTGACTCTAAAAACATCATCAAATTTCTCCAACTATTCCGTTTACTAGTCAAGGCTATCCAGTTCCATGCCTCAAAGCTCCGAGAGGTATTTAATTCTACCCTATCTTTCTAATTCAAGCATTGGCTTCcacgaattgttttttttgttctattcaGCCCACACTCTAGGGGGTACAAATACCCTTGTAATGGTTAAACACAGGGCAATTAATTAGGAAATTGGGATCGGATTAGAAAGAAGATACCGATGTACGttgattttgaatgtctgcacattgtaatgagagggaaatattgagtcaggtaaagcattccacatccgTGTAGTGCGGCTAGAACTTTTTTAATGGCCTTTTTGTCTTCACTTATGTGAGCTAGAAGAAACAATCACCTTTATTACagtctttgttttattaaaaggaCTGCATACAGCTCTAGAAGCAAACGTTGATGTTCGAAGGAAATAGAACTCACGGTGTTCTCTTTGTTTTTGTCTTAAACCTTCTAGAATAGTTAAAAGCTAACTATTACCTCTAAAGCCAGAGCATTGTCGTTTTTCAAACGTTTCGTATCCTTAAAAAGGGTGAATATCTAATAACTCATTTCCTACTCTattggtttcaaaaacaaattatgggAATGTATTGACATATTGATGGAACTTGGTAATAAAAATACTGTCACTTCATTAAATACCGAACCATGTTGGCCTTCAGGGAGATAAAATGCTACTACTCCACTGAAAGAAAGGTCCTGAAACTTTCTGTGGAATAGaagaaaacgtttttaaaaataatacacataCAAATCTGGAAAGAATTCCATAAAATGAGGCAGACATCACTTGAGAATTGTAACCATAAACAACTACACAACTTTAAGTAGGAATAATCTAAGATGGTTTTTAAATAGTCACTTCGATGTACAGAGTTTCACTAACAGTGCCGTAAGTTTTGAAACAACTATAAAGATACGTATCACTACATGTAAGGATAACCTGATGCACTCACGCACCAATGGAGGCAAACGCCTGGAAGAAAAATATGTCCCCTTTCTCTCAACGACTTTCATTCCCCCAACATGATAAACTTGGAGTAAGAAATGTTCAAATAACAAACTAATCCAGGTTTTAGAACAGGGCACAATAGATCTTTAAGTCGAATAGCCCAAAATTAAttacatatataatttatttattcatacatttttgtttaagttgatTTCTTAGAATTGTAACATCTTTCCAGGATAGGGGACAGACCCAACAACTCTTCCAAAGACTTTTTTTCGAACTTGGTTCCTTGTACCTCAGTCTGACATGTACAACCATATATGAATTTAATACTCTTTTAGATTAGAGTAGAGGATTTATTCTCTACTCggtagaaaacaaaattgttattgggctggttcagacgacataagggacttgaaagttatgcaagtttctagtatctgattggccagctgccaaaaaattaccttccaattaaggcaattttaatggaaagctgactggaaattaagtcaagaaaaatcaccccaactatcaagtcaagtctacttctatcaaaatgacagttgataatgttttttttcattgaactgaaagctgaactttattactctatgatttgtttattttctgcacaactttatttaatgctttctgtaaaagggttccttgtttggaaaataaatgacttatatttctttacaacacaaaatacaaatcgtggtggacttgtagcttgcctgagaaatgtttttcaggcagtaattttgttggtacttttcctattatgaacttaaagtagagatttgcgaagtaaagttctgaatttgaaattcatgacgcttgaaaaactaacttggtcaaaatttacgttcaaagaatgaagttgattgCAAATAGTCATTTATAttggctgaacctgcccattgtgtTATTCTATTAGACGAAACATTCTTTTTGGCTATAGAATATCATGATGCCCATCAATCaaagtttgaatgtttttgtttttttttttagcttttgtgGCCCTATTCTGTGTGTGCTAGAGATATATTGTTGAAGCAATCGGCCAAATCATAGACTCTTTCAAAGATTCTtacttcaaatgaaaaaaagaatcatGCCTCTAGTGTATTCAAAACGGGGAAGTCCATGTAACTCAAAAATGAACGAGTGCATTCGAACAGAATCTCATTATGCCGTTATCAcataatttctttcattttagaaaaattaatgatccttttaggttttttttataatcgaaTGGAATCGTTGTTTTCAGTGTTCCAAATTCcgatagattttgaaaattggaatTTATATGAAGAACCTGATCCAAAGTGTTGTACGACGATTTCGATTTTCTTAAGCAAACGTGAAGTGTTATTCATGAACCATTGAGAATGGTAAAAGATAAAGATCCAAAATAAAAGGTCAGAAGTTTAATTGgagcttaaaacaaaactattcatATGTAACTTGCATTAAAATCCCTTTCAGAAACGCTGAAAAAACATACTTCGCAATTgttcatcaaataaaaattgtttaaaaaaaggaaatcaactaaaaataaaataaaacatcgtATACTGATTCTGAGAaatatattcaaacaaaaaaagtaaacaaaaaaaaagatccaaaaaagattataataatattatgtattaaaatgtttttaatcttatctgaaaatatttacattttccatctatcctttttttatttttattgaattgttgtttttttattttgtttgtttttaattttaaatttttatatttttaaagaacacattcagaaagaaaaaaatttacaaatagaGGAATAAAATGCGATTCgaaatttgatatttgacattttttgacaaaaataaaataataattgattgatACTTTGaaatacaatacattttttttatagttcttgtcaataattttgaataaatctcAGATAAATTAGCtatatgttgtttttattcttttgtttttgtttgtattatttctaaaaacaccattttgttgcattgaaaacacttaaaaattgtGGAAGGACAAACACAcgtacaaataaatttaaatactttttgttttgttataactTTCTGCTTTTGTTAATCATCTTGCTTTCATTGGTTTGCCTTTACTTTGTTCATGCTCTTTTTcactgatattttttgtttatttagtatatatatatagctatcttttttttaagtaaatcacATTATTCTCTCAATAATTAGTAcacatttaataaattgaaagatgaaaatttataacaattatatgagatatataaatgtatttttaaaaagttgttttttttgtttgtttttaatttaaatttaaaatttataataactacttttttcataaataaaccagaataatcatttaaaaaaaaaaaccataaacaatttatttttgtcttataacgatatatttataatatagtAATTTTAAAGTgtactaataaaaataattttgattgattttttcttttgtattgtaaaaaattaaaaaaacaaaaaatgtatcaaagcataaaagttatttttgtttttatgttttttgtttgtctaagcaagatttttgtttaataaatacaaaatacacttttttttctttgattgcgAATACTTTTATCGACTTAACTTGTTGTGTGTTGTTGTACCCAAACATAAACGATAacagtatttattatttaaatacaataatttgtgttgtgtttcatttttttttttttttgagaaaaaaaaaacttttatgtggaaacaaacatttgttttttttttttgtttttaataaaagaaatttaaaaaaaaggagtttTGGAATTTAAGAAATAGCGATTGAAATTTATTGATGTGTCTACACGGCTTGATCGGGAagtgtttctttaaatttaagggTCTCTTCGAAAATGAGGGTTTTCAGTGTTTCACGTGGAAGATCATCGAGTTCCATGCCGATGCGGAATGGTTCATCGGCAACAggctaaaaaattgaaatagatatttataataaaatttgattaaatatttaaactttttatttaaaaataagaataaaaaaaaataaaacttacctcATCACCAGGATCATAGTATTGTTCCAAGTAAGGATGTGCTAGCGCTTCTTCTACTGTTATTCTATTGTGGGGGTTAAATGTCAGCATTTTGCCTAAGAGATCTAATGCTAACTGGTCAGCGTTGTGGAATAACCGTACCCAGGGAACTTTTGGCTTAAACGGCAAAGATTCCAAATAATTACGAgcctgaaaaaagaaaaacaattttttttttaaattaatatatcaaACTTAAGAAATCTTAAATcaaagacaacatttttgagTAATTAAATTTGAAGCTTTTAACTCCGATATGAATTTGTGTTTTCTAATTTGTCGGACTATGTTCACGCATTTgactaaaaattagttttaatagtgtgacattttttgtatgtcTGAGAAAAACATTAAGGATAGATGGGTTTTGGCAATTTTCTGCAGTCAAAACATTAAGCATTTCCGTtgagttaaaaatagtttttccataTTCTAGGTTTGCGAAGTTCGATTCAAAAACTGATCATATaatcattcattaaaaaaaaataaaaccatctCGTTATCATTCCTAAGCCAAGGTATTCATGAGACTTAACCCCTTGTGGCTTTTTCCTTTTGCAAGATTGTAGAGATTGAGAAAATAGCAGCTTATCTTAAAACCAAAAAGTGCGTATAAGAAGAGCTTTAGAATGTAAAAAAAGCCTGCACAAGTGTATTTTAACTGAGAACTTTGaaaggaacaaaataaaacttatagaataaattacttttaaaattgacCTAATAGGACGCGGATCTGACTGACGACGGCGATAAGTGTTTAAAGAGACTACAGCAGGAGTTAATAATCCCactaaagaaatcaaaaatacaaattttgtctgGTTATATGTTATTACACCAAGTCGCCAATGATAAAGTAGAGGGGGAAGGAGAGAAACGTTTCCATGAGCATGTCAAGTTTTAACATTTACTGACATTGAGTTCAAGCAGAGTTTTTAGCGTACATAGTTCTTTACTCAAATAAAAATAGGcacattaattgaaaaattagttAGGGTTTAAAGGACCATTTTTTGAAACCTTCTGTGTCTGAATTTGCTAGATCAGTGATATCGTTAAGTAGAAGTATTGAAGATGGAAAACCTACCAGCTCTATTCTATTAGAgtgtgaggaagattcgccttttttaggaattggatggacaaatgcggttttccatccgctcggaacgagacctaaggagtaggacagatgaaaaagcttacgcagtggttttgacagagttgaagaacacctcttcagaaaaatagcgggataccatccagaccagcgaatttatgtatgtattttaggactctcgccacagtacgagggcgaaaaaagattggccccatagaatcactaacgtgttcgatgacaggcggagtcataacactcactggcaattggcggcgaactgcctaacaAAGAGATTAGCTCTAACAAATGgaatgtcattgacaacgagcgtaggaactgacgaagaggaagaattcctcatggtttttacaaatgactaaaaatgtgtactgcctttgggaccatgcagtattttttgccgtagtttttggtcatgtaaaaatttggtccgtcgaatatgggtaggccttcctggcttgcttatacttattccggtttttcaCAGTtcgattggctttaaaacaactgaAACTTATCTACTgacgtcaacgtcactatcgaggaagcagaGTGaacagttaaagatcctaaaataattattgagaccgtcccagttggctttctcgtattgccaaacggttctcttatgagctctttctttaaatggagagttttgacacgagaaatttggtCAGATGCGCCTAAAGGAGATAGATAATACATAATCGAGCAATTGACTAACATAATTGATAGATGAACCCAGATGGCTACCTTGCGGTACACTTGAGGGTGCATGAAAAGAAATAGAATGAGAATATATAAAACAGATAATTAATGAAGAGGGAAGGCAACCCTAGAattctcaatttaaaaataatgattttgtgGCACATTTCGTGGAAGGCTTTGCTAAAAACGTTAGCAATTACTACGGTTTCATCTCTATCATAGATTGTGCACCGAACATCAATGATAAATTCCACTAGATTCGTAACAATTGACCTATCCattacaaaaccatgttgaatCGGAGACATAGTGAATTTGCAGTATAGCACGATAGTTTTGCTATTGGGATATATGTAGTTGGCGTTATCGTTCTTAGGACTTTTTCTATGAGTTGAAATAATATGCAATTCTTTTCACGATCCAGGAAATACGCCTGGCAAATAAGACATTGTGATTAAGTGAGTCAGGGGATGAATGACAACAGTAGGCATTcctctttaagtttttcaattttatctttaacCATTGGTTAACATTAGAATAATGGAAATATTGAGTATCGCGTTGTTATTGCTTATCAACAGTaagatttaaaatcttataaagtAGCTGTAAGcgtattttacaaaaaaggcTGAGCcaagataataataaattattaaaactatcataagatacaaaaattcaatgattatTAATCTCTTATCTTTTTTTGCTTGGTGTgttcagattttgttttatactaCGAGGCAGAGTGTTCCAAAGCTGTTTGAGGTCCCCCTTTTTACtgtgtcaaaacaaaattgtggtTGGTGTGTAATATGTATATCGGAAagcaaaataaaactacaaatttttacatatttttcgaAAGGCATGACTAGTAAACGCAAAGCAAAATCAGATATCCTATCATATCTCTACGTAATCCAAAAACATAACCAACGGTTGAATTGATAGCTACATTAAGTTTTCATCTGCTCGTGCAACTGCGGTTACAATAGATTGCACAACTATAAACCAGGATAGGAATTACTAAGGTTTTAGTGAGAAGCAAACGCGTTTTTAATGGAGTGAAAGATTTTGTAACCGTCTTACCCATAACGTACGAAGTACTCCATAAACCTTACCAACGAGTCCATTTGTATGTTCATCCAAAGTCAAAAGACGTTTAAAAGTCACATCAAGATTTTTTGCTGTAACCAAATTCGATTGGACCATTACTCAGAACAATCAGTGGAAAATAAGAAAGGTCCAGAGATTTTCTATTAATTACAAGGCATTCGGATTTTTTTTGGTCGTTTTGACAAAGAGCAATTTGCCACTCTCTTCAGGTCTTAATTGACGTAGAAAGCTCAATGTTTGATAAGGTCAAGTGGACAGCTGAAGTAAAGCtgaacgtcatcagcatacaagtgAGAGCTGCAATTAACTAATGAAGATGGATGTTTCTCTTACATGACCAGAAAACAAGAGAGGACCCAGTATGGAACGTTGTGGTACACCAGTGGCATTCGGCAAAAAATTTGATAGGACGTCACATACTTGCACTGCTTGCTTACTATCAGTTCTGTGTCTAAATTTGCTAGATCAGTAATATCGTTAAGTAGAAGTATTCAGGATGGTAAATCTACCAGCTCTATTCTGCTAGACGATTTTAGCAAGTATTTCGATTCATGAGAATGTGTCAacagttttgaataaaattatgaaacatttcaatttattattcaattctttttattatttattaaggaaaaaccattttgtaaatttactTTCTTATTATGTTTGAACAAACTTTTGACGAATCCTGGTGATAGCagaatacaaatttcagttgaaatattaaataaataggaCTAATATTCAATTTACGAAGAAAGAATAGCTGTTTAAAGAGCTTAATATTAAATTTCGGCCAGAAGTTTGCCGTCGTCAGACAGATGGTATTGTTCCACTCAAGTTTTGTTCTCTCTTTGGCATTTTGCCAAAAGTAAAGTAAATGttccattttttataagttcGCCGGCTTTGCAATTTGTCGGCATCTCCGGGTTGTTAGGAAATTAGTGGGAACATAATAGTGACTTAATAGATGTTTGACTGTGTGAGAAGATGCGTATTACAATTGTTGATAAAACTTCGAGTCAAGAAAAAGCTTCTTTAATAATAATCGGAACTTTAATTTGTGATACTCAACAGGGTTTAAGGAAACTAAACTTCACTAACTTCAACATcggtttaaaatgtatgtaaggATGACGcattatcaaaaaagaaaataacacctGTTATGGATGGTCACTGCCATAGTGTGGATAAGAGGTTATGTAGTCGATGTTATTCAGTCTGAATAAGTGAAGAATATTTAAGGGCgaaatctttttattaattcactGTAAAGACGGCTAAAGGTTGACAAGTGCGACGAAAGGTGTTGAGCTACTTTCTTcgctaaaatttaaaaaagaagaaaacaaaccaTTAAAGGCTTCtcattcttttttcttaaatcggCTATGGCGATATTTAATAACCTACCTAAAGCTTACAAAAACCCTGAAAAATAGACATCCCTGTAAGTAAAAATCTCCActaatttaaggaaaaaaacattttcccgGTTGTCTTTTTTTGACcttaagaaaagaaatccaTGTGACTAAAAACCATactaatttgaagaaaaaaattagaaaacataGAATTACATTAACATGCCTAATTGGTAGTTTTACTTCGATGTATTGGAACCACTTGAAAAATTCACCATGGCCACCATCCATGGCAAATTCCTTTTGGAAATAGTTTAATCGCAttaaattgagttgaatcacCTTTCACATACGAAAAACCGGTAAGGAGTACACTTAAGTAGTAAAAATGTAACAATCACATAAAACCCTAGCCGATTCCATTATATAAGGTGAAGTGACTCATTAATTCTAGTGACTCACGGTCCTAGGTGACATTCCGACAAACTTATCATTATATTGCGAGCACTGAAAACTAAAACTATGTTTACTAGAAGGAACTACTTTTTTTAcacttttacaaacattttcagACATTACGTGATTCAAGGAAGTAGGAAtactaatttaaattgtttgtattagCAAAGTCTTACCTTATCATTGATAATACATTCCAAATCCTCTTGTGATGGTGATCCTAGAACACCAAGAATATGATTTAATTGATCTAGGTAGTGTTTTCCAGGGAATATTGGCCGATTACTTAACATTTCGGCCAATATACAACCAACTGACCACATATCAATTGATTTTGTGTaaccctacaaaaaataaaaaatgtttgtattaataaacaatttaaaatattaaaaaaaattataataacaacTTACTTTtgaattcaacataatttctgGTGCTCTATACCATCTTGTTGCAACGTACTCCGTCAAAAATCCCGTATGGTCGTGTTCGGGATCAGCTACACGCGCCAAACCAAAATCACAaatctaaatattaaaaataaaacaaaaaaaaacatacatttttataaatgataaatatgtaattgaaaaatttgaatttacctTAAGATCGCACGTTGTGTTTAACAGTAAATTACTGGGTTTCAAATCCCGATGTAAGACATTTGCCGAATGGATATATTTTAAGCCACGAAGAATTTGATAGAGAAAATAACATATGTGATCATTACTTAGCCtctgtaaaagaaaaaacaaaaaagtattgttaTAGATTAAAAAGATTGAGATGTTTTAAATGCCtcttaaaagtaaataaacaaaatattaatttctacaTTCATGATTCATTCCATGTTTTATGTCGTAAAACTAAATCGATACTTAAAAAGAGGTTAAAAATCTCTAAGAATCACGCTGGATAGCAAAACTTATATGGAACAAATATTTCGAGGTCACTGTCGGGAAAGAACCTTAAAGCACTTATTATATTCAAGAGACTTCAAGGCAAATTATTCATCCTGAGACAAATGCACACCATGTTGGTAGACTTATTATTACCTATGGAACGTTTAGATAGCACAAGAGAACCGTAGAAGGAAACACTAAAAAGTCAACAgatgaaacacatttttttgcaTCACTAAAGAACCTGCCCCTCAGCAGCAAAGGGAAGCCATAATCAACTTGAAACCGTTGTTCGTTGTCGTAAAAATATGGAATTTTAGGAGGAAATGGAGAAAAGGTAAGTCATAGGTTCTAGAGAAATAAGCcttcttaaaat
This window of the Eupeodes corollae chromosome 3, idEupCoro1.1, whole genome shotgun sequence genome carries:
- the LOC129948977 gene encoding mitogen-activated protein kinase ERK-A; this translates as MAEACVTSASATANNTNNNGVAVPSNPNAEVIRGQIFEVGPRYKDLLYIGEGAYGMVVSALDTMTNTKVAIKKISPFEHQTYCQRTLREIKILTRFRHENIIDIRDILRVDSIEQMKDVYIVQCLMETDLYKLLKTQRLSNDHICYFLYQILRGLKYIHSANVLHRDLKPSNLLLNTTCDLKICDFGLARVADPEHDHTGFLTEYVATRWYRAPEIMLNSKGYTKSIDMWSVGCILAEMLSNRPIFPGKHYLDQLNHILGVLGSPSQEDLECIINDKARNYLESLPFKPKVPWVRLFHNADQLALDLLGKMLTFNPHNRITVEEALAHPYLEQYYDPGDEPVADEPFRIGMELDDLPRETLKTLIFEETLKFKETLPDQAV